The following coding sequences are from one Salvelinus namaycush isolate Seneca chromosome 23, SaNama_1.0, whole genome shotgun sequence window:
- the LOC120018342 gene encoding tumor protein p53-inducible protein 13-like, with protein MSPPLSTLLSGLWLCLVLSGAARPMWKACDNGKLLLGRDLPPSVVWSCPVISWPESTTQKIPSIDTKYPPQRIEHVCMDTPITYNHTIPNSGAHRTVGAESGEYLYCPPQRWLNNLQHGATVLLYHPCAPVRQRDLLSVLGHRCLSDYIITPHPDLSKHRPLALVSWGRTLELSQVTTSEVCDWLQLTAAHGNRGDVDQSRQYNLLLTHPADHKHACPKLKSLRQCCEETLSLLDGWLEVTDWGRGRVRKSRAALRKEGKEKERRTTLDRTEPNRVQKHGTTLQPEAQGQATVRATQGGTDRGLKVTQPHRIENDTNEKDPRGKVRETDWVNQNEAEDKSSRHEGETQPRNSPTKRKKPLSQSQPKQLAVTQANSQDRRADCDVRVGHCEYTETVAPLGGAVAGPGDRMLPTPRTDEAVWAAAALGFLLVLLVLSVLHTRLYRHWRTTPSMYWHDPKQDYDRVADVIHRRLKMPGRRKRRASKSRRQECALLPPSSSTEEDE; from the exons ATGTCTCCACCGCTGTCGACTCTGCTGTCCGGGCTGTGGCTGTGCTTGGTTCTGTCCGGTGCTGCTAGGCCGATGTGGAAAGCTTGTGACAATGGCAAG CTCTTGCTGGGGAGAGACCTGCCCCCGTCAGTTGTGTGGAGCTGTCCTGTGATTTCCTGGCCAGAGTCCACTACCCAG AAGATTCCTAGCATTGACACAAAGTATCCCCCACAG CGGATCGAGCACGTCTGCATGGACACACCCATCACATACAATCACACTATCCCCAACAG TGGTGCTCACCGGACTGTAGGGGCAGAGAGTGGAGAGTACCTGTACTGCCCCCCTCAACGCTGGCTCAACAACCTGCAG caTGGAGCAACAGTGTTGCTGTACCATCCGTGTGCTCCTGTTCGTCAGCGTGACCTGCTGTCTGTCCTGGGCCACCGCTGTCTGTCTGACTACATCATAACGCCACACCCTGACCTCAGCAAACACAga CCGTTAGCGCTGGTGTCCTGGGGTCGCACGCTGGAGCTGTCCCAGGTGACCACGTCGGAGGTCTGTGATTGGCTGCAGTTGACAGCGGCACACGGGAACCGTGGCGACGTGGATCAAAGCAGACAGTATAACTTGCTGTTGACCCATCCTGCAGATCACAAACACGCATGCCCAAAGCTAAAG TCTCTGAGGCAGTGCTGTGAGGAGACCCTCTCTCTTCTGGATGGATGGTTGGAGGTGACAgactgggggagagggagggtccGCAAGAGCCGAGCTGCACTCaggaaggaggggaaggagaaagagagacggacCACCCTGGACAGAACCGAGCCGAACAGAGTCCAGAAACATGGAACCACACTCCAACCTGAAGCACAGGGCCAAGCCACAGTGAGGGCTACACAGGGAGGCACGGACCGAGGACTCAAAGTGACTCAACCTCACCGCATAGAAAATGACACTAATGAAAAAGATCCCAGAGGCAAAGTGAGAGAAACAGACTGGGTGAACCAGAACGAAGCAGAGGACAAGAGCAGCAGACACGAGGGAGAGACACAGCCCCGTAACTCTCCAACCAAGAGGAAAAAGCCTCTGTCTCAGAGTCAGCCCAAACAGCTGGCTGTCACTCAGGCAAACAGCCAGGACAGGAGAGCAGACTGTGATGTTAGGGTGGGCCACTGCGAGTACACTGAGACCGTAGCTCCGCTAGGAGGCGCCGTGGCTGGACCCGGTGACAGGATGCTGCCCACTCCGCGGACAGACGAGGCGGTGTGGGCGGCGGCGGCGTTGGGCTTCCTCCTGGTGCTGCTGGTGCTGTCCGTGCTGCACACACGCCTCTACCGCCACTGGCGCACAACGCCCAGCATGTACTGGCACGACCCCAAGCAGGACTACGACAGGGTGGCAG ATGTGATCCACAGGAGGCTGAAGAtgccagggaggaggaagaggagggcatCCAAGAGCCGAAGACAGGAGTGTGCCCTCCTACCACCCAGCTCCAGCACAGAGGAGGACGAGTAG
- the LOC120018343 gene encoding ARF GTPase-activating protein GIT1-like, with product MSRKVHRTEVCADCSAPDPGWTSINRGVLICDECCSVHRSLGRHISIVKHLRHSGWPPALLQMVQTLASNGANSIWEHSLLDPAQVQSGRRKPNPQDKVHPTKSEFIRAKYQMLSFVHKLPCRDDDGVTTKDLSKQLHSSVRTGSLETCLRLLSLGAQANFFHPEKGTTPLHVAAKAGQVLQAELLVVYGADPGALDINGRTPMDYARQAGQVELAERLVECQYELTDRLAFYLCGRRPDHKNGHYIIPQMADRARPKCPTQSLDLSELAKAAKKKLQALNNRLFEELAMDVYDEVDRRENDAVWLTTQNHSTLVTERSAVPFLPVNPEYSATRNQGRQKLARFNAREFATLIIDILSDAKRRQQGKGLSSPTDSSLDLGADDDQHDYDSVASDEDTDSELTTQNNNNAQRNNRAKSMDSSDLSDGPITLQEYLEVKKALASSEAKVQQLMKVNNNLSEELRRLQKEVRKGGPGGPTPYGGSHLSGSMEMGRYMGPKGEKHGSGTDSDYDNTHMYELSLRGRSSEEEGRGDSEEWGGGEGGEPDPTLPCTEDVILKTEQVTKNIQELLRAAQEFKHDSFVPCSEKIHSAVTEMASLFPKRPALDAVHCSLRLLASSASRLQVECRKAAPSDPSAPAVDYQLLTQQVIQCAYDIAKAAKQLVTITTREKKQ from the exons ATCCGGGCTGGACCAGCATCAACAGGGGCGTTCTGATCTGTGACGAGTGCTGCTCTGTGCACCGCAGCCTGGGACGCCACATCTCCATCGTCAAGCACCTGCGGCACAGCGGCTGGCCCCCTGCACTGCTGCAG atggTGCAGACCCTGGCCAGTAATGGGGCTAACTCGATTTGGGAGCACTCCCTGCTTGACCCAGCGCAGGTGCAGAGCGGCCGCAGGAAACCTAACCCACAGGACAAAGTCCA CCCCACCAAGTCCGAGTTCATCCGCGCCAAGTACCAGATGCTATCCTTCGTCCACAAGCTGCCGTGCCGCGATGACGACGGTGTTACCACCAAGGACCTCAGTAAG cAACTGCACTCCAGTGTGAGGACGGGGAGTCTGGAGACATGTCTACGGCTGCTGTCCCTGGGAGCACAGGCCAACTTCTTCCACCCG GAGAAGGGCACCACTCCACTCCACGTGGCAGCCAAGGCAGGCCAGGTTCTGCAGGCAGAGCTGCTGGTCGTGTACGGAGCCGACCCCGGAGCCCTGGACATCAACGGACGCACACCCATGGACTACGCCAG gcaagCGGGCCAGGTGGAGCTGGCAGAGCGGCTGGTGGAGTGTCAGTACGAGCTCACAGACAGGCTGGCCTTCTACCTGTGTGGCCGACGCCCTG ATCACAAGAATGGGCATTATATCATTCCTCAGATGGCTGACAG AGCTCGCCCTAAGTGTCCGACACAGAG CCTGGACCTCTCAGAACTGGCCAAGGCAGCTAAGAAGAAGCTGCAAGCG ctgaACAATCGATTGTTTGAGGAGCTTGCCATGGATGTGTATGACGAAGTGGACCGCAGGGAGAACGATGCAG TGTGGCTGACGACTCAGAACCACAGTACTCTGGTGACGGAGCGCAGTGCGGTGCCCTTCCTGCCTGTCAACCCCGAATACTCAGCCACACGCAACCAG GGTAGACAGAAGTTGGCCCGTTTTAACGCTCGTGAGTTCGCAACGCTGATCATCGACATCCTGAGTGACGCCAAGAGGAGACAACAAGGGAAAGGCCTTAGCAGCCCTAccg ACTCTAGTCTGGACCTGGGGGCCGACGACGACCAGCATGACTACGACAGCGTAGCGTCGGACGAGGACACGGACAGCGAGCTGACCACTcagaacaacaacaacgcacAGCGCAACAACCGGGCCAAG AGCATGGACTCGTCGGACCTGTCGGACGGGCCCATCACTCTGCAGGAGTACCTGGAGGTTAAGAAGGCCCTGGCCTCCTCCGAGGCTAAAGTCCAGCAGCTGATGAAGGTCAACAACAACCTGAGTGAAGAGCTGCGCCGGCTGCAGAAAGAG GTGAGGAAGGGGGGTCCTGGCGGTCCAACACCCTATGGAGGGTCGCACCTCTCTGGCTCCATGGAGATGGGGAGATACATG GGCCCTAAAGGAGAGAAGCACGGCAGTGGCACTGATAGTGACTATGACAACACTCACATGTATGAGCTGTCGCTAAG GGGGCGCAGCAGTGAAGAGGAAGGCCGGGGGGATTCGGAGGAGTGGGGTGGGGGTGAAGGGGGTGAGCCGGACCCTACCCTGCCCTGCACCGAAGACGTCATCCTCAAGACGGAGCAGGTGACCAAAAACATCCAGGAGCTTCTGAGGGCCGCACAAGAGTTCAAACACGACAG TTTTGTTCCATGCTCCGAGAAGATCCACTCTGCTGTCACTGAAATGGCCTCTCTCTTTCCCAAG CGGCCTGCCCTAGACGCTGTGCACTGCTCCCTGCGCCTCCTGGCATCCAGCGCCTCCCGCCTCCAGGTGGAGTGTCGCAAGGCGGCTCCCTCGGACCCATCAGCGCCCGCCGTCGACTACCAGCTGCTCACCCAGCAGGTCATCCAGTGCGCCTATGACATCGCCAAGGCCGCCAAGCAGCTGGTCACCATCACCACCCGCGAGAAGAAACAGTGA